In the genome of Odocoileus virginianus isolate 20LAN1187 ecotype Illinois chromosome 17, Ovbor_1.2, whole genome shotgun sequence, the window ACCTCGTGGGGCGTGTGGCTTCTGGGTGGCTAGGCGATGCTGTCCCAGGGCCTGTGGCAAGACTCCTGATGCTCTGGACCACCCTGACTGGGGTGATACTGGCCCTGTACCCTGTGGCTGAGGCACCCACTGGCTTGGTAGCCCTGACTGTGGCCTATGGCTTCACATCAGGGGCCCTGACCCCAGTGGCCTTCTCCGTGCTGCCTGAACTGGTGGGGActggaaagatatactgtggcCTGGGACTGGTACAGATGGTAGAAAGCATCGGGGGGCTGCTGGGGGCTCCTCTGTCAGGTAAGGGGAATAGGATTTCCAGGTAGGCCAGGGCTACTGTGTTTtaccgggggtggggggtgggggggtgggaggggaattGACATAGTGTATGTTAATACTGCCCTCTGCCATGGTAGACACACAGCCGATATGGTCAGTGATAGCAGCCTTGAAACAGGTCCAGGGGAAAGAAACTGGGGCTGTGGAAAGATTAAGAGGACCTCTGATGCACCGTTGGCAGTGTACCTACAGCTGGGGTTTTCAGAGGACTCTGCCAGACATAGCATACTGGGCCCCAGGCCAGGGGTCTGAGCCATCTGGCCAAAGTTCCCCATGCTTCAGAAGCCAGAACCTTCAGACTCTTAATGTTTTCCTCTAACTATTAACTGAAGGcatggaagggaaagaaaggtaCAGGTGTGGCTGACTCGATCTGTATCCCCAAATCTGGGGATGCCCTAAACTGGCTAGTttttgaaggcaggaaggaggtTGAAGTGACATTTTGAAGCCCCTTGGGAAGCCAGAGTTCTCAAACTCACCCAGTCTGAACTCTTCCAAGATGATGGGTTAAGGATCATTTTCATCCCTCCACCCCAAAATGTGTCAGAGCCATCAGTCCCAGGAAACAGATCACCcatgtgtattctttttctctcttgaacCTAGGCTACCTCCGGGATGTGACAGGCAACTACACAGCTTCTTTTGTGGTAGCTGGGACCTTCCTTCTGGCAGGAAGTGGAGTTCTCATCACTTTGCCCCACTTCTTCTGCTTCTCAGCTCCTACCTCCAGGCCCCAGGACCATGTAACAGAGGCACTGGATACCAAAGTCCCCCTGcctgaggaggggctgggagaggattGAACTCCAAGAAGGGGCAGACAGACCCACAAAACAAGCGGTTTTCTGCCCCATCTTGGCACCCACAGAACCACAATGCCTTAAGCATCCTgatctgcccccctccccaccctgcccctcagAGCAGGCCTGGGGCTCCTGCAATGTGTGTGCCAACCCTTTGTATTTTCTCGAGGATTCTTGTCTCTTGTTTGCTCCCACAACCTTTTCAGAAGGATCCAGTTCAGCCTGCTCCACTGAGCTGtgaaccaactgtggaaaatcaAAGGCCAAGATACCTATCATAGTTTTTTTTACATGTGATCTCTAGTGTTGCCCTCCTTGGAAAAGATCTGTCTTTGGGATAAAACTGAATAAGAAAACTGGACAAAATTCAGAAACTCAGAAAGTGCTTGGGCCCATAAGCCTGAGTGGGCTGAATGGGGTCACACCAGGGAATGGAGGGGAGGTATCCAGGACCTCTGGTGACCCAAAGCATTTAACCCTGGACTCTGCTCTCTGGACCACAGTTCCTCCCACTTGCCCACTGACCTCCCTCTTTCCTACTCTCCCCTGtaaattagaaattaagaaaatggtgtGAGATGTGGGAGAGGGGTGCTAGTTTGGAAAGGAGAGATATAGCTAAGAGTGATGAAGTCTGGGATGCTTGTATTTTCCTCAGGCCAGTAAAGGGGGACTGAAATGCAGAAAGACTTCTCTGGGAGATGAGGACGGGGCAGCTAGCACTCAtgagcacccccctccccccaacaaaCCTTAAGCAGACAGACAGTTCCTCAAAGGTTTCCTGTTATAATGGCAAGCAGTTGGGCATAGAGAAATGGACTGACAGGACAAACACCCTTCTCACCTGCCATGGCTTGGGGGGATCCTGTTCCCATCAACCAGCTTTTCTGGATATCTTAAGCAGAATGTTTGCAGCATAGATTGCCAAACAATTGGAGCTTGCAGGAAAAGCAGATAAGTCTTTATTGGGGGAGGGGCTCAACAAGTGGTGTCCAGAGTGGAGTGAGGGTGTCCCGGGGAGAGCAGGGCAACCTGAGGTACCGGGAGCAGCTCCCCCATCTCAGGGGGTGGAGTGCCTGGACGTGAAGCCGGACGGCAGGAGGGCAGCGACTTGGGCAGCCCCAAATAGATGAAGCTGCCAGAGAGGACGAAAGAGCCGCACGTGAGGAAGGAGGCGGTGAAGTCTCCAGTCTCATCCCTTAGGAAGCCTGAGAGGAGACAAAGGAACTTAGAGGCCTGGGTCCCCAGAtgcaggtggggggtgggggtggcgagcGGATCTGCTTGCTCTGGGCCTTACCTGACAGGGGAGGGCCTAGAAGCCCCCCGAGgctcagcagcagcatcaccagcCCGGTGGCCTGTACCACATTTCCGATGCCCACCAGCTCCGGGAGCACACAGAAAACCAACGGGGCGTAACTTCCGGCGCTCAGGCCGTAGGCCCCAGCCGCGGCCAGCAGGGGGCCCCCCCAGCCGTCCTCGTTCCCCACCACCGGCACCAATCCCACCGCCAGCAGCCCAAGGCCTGTCAGAGCCCCGAATATCGTCAGCAACCGCGGGAGGGGCACCCAACCCTGGTCCGCCAGCCAACCGCAGAGGAGCCGAGCGCCGATATCCCCCATCGCAGCCGCCGCCACCACTAGCGCCGCCCCATACCCGCCCAGGCCTCGATCTAAAGCGTGAGGAGCCAGGTGCACGTAGGGGATGAAGTAACCGACCCCCACTAAGGCCGTGCCGAGTGTCAAAACTAGGAAGGCCCGGCGTCTGAAGAGACCGAGGCCGAGGGCAGCTAGAGGGCTTCGGGGTGGGGCCAGGGGGTCGCCAGGAAGAGCAAGGGGTCGTAGCAGGGCGCCACAGGGGGTGAGGTGGAGGGTGACGGCTCCGAGGAGGAGCAGGGCGCCCCGCCAGCCGAAATTATCAAGGAGGAGCTGTAAAGCGGGCGCCAGGAGCAGCGAGGAGGCCCCGTTGCCCGTGAGTGCCAGCCCCACGGCCAAGACTCGACGGCGGGAGAAGTAACGGGAGACGGTCCCCAGGGCAGGGGCGAACACCAGGGCCCAGCCGGAGCCTGTGAATGGATAGGACCGGGTAAAGAGAGAAACCAGGGATGCCAGGCCCTGCCATCCCAGCTCTGTTTCTCGCAGGAGGCCCCCGCCCTCTTGGCTTCCGTACCCGACAGGCTCCTAGCTCCACCATCACCCCCTTAAGAACCCGGGTATCCCTCTCCCTCACCAGCAAGGACGCCCAGGCCAAGGTAGAGGTGCAGCAGACTGTGGGCGAAAGCCGAGAAGACGAAGCCGAGCGATGTGAGGACGCCCCCAACCATCACGACGGGGCGCGCCCCCCAGCGGGTGCTCAGGGCACTGCCCACTGGGCCTGGAAGGGGGCGGAGTCAAGGGAAGACACGCCCCCCTGGGCCCCCAAACTCGCTCCAATACTTCTCATTGGCTGTTTTCCTGGCCTAAACTTCTCCCCCGCCTTATAGcaacaccaccatcaccaccccacCCCGCTTCATCTCAAGACCTACTCAGTTTTAGAACTTAGAATTCTAAATTCGACCTAGCTCTGAAGGTCGAACTCTAAAGGTCGATTTTTCTAAGGTTGTTTGGTAACCAGTCAGGTGTGTCCCCTACCACTGCTCTCACGGTAACTCCCCGGACCCCAGTTCCTGCCTTCCACCTCGGGGCCCCTCCTTACTGGCTGCCTGCTGCACTGCCAGGGCCAGGGCGCTGACCCACGCCGTCTCCTGAGCGTTTCGGTCAAAATACTCCGCGAAGTCAGGGAAGGCGAGGCCCAGGGAGCGTAACACCCCGTAGGAGAGCCCATTCACCGCGAACCCTGCGGCCACCAccacccagccccagcccccgtCCAGGGGTCCGGTTGGCTTGGGGGTCATCGCCTCCTGGGGAAAGCGGAACATCTATCAGAGAAGTCGCCACATCTGTGTCTTGTTTAGGGACCTGAGGGTACCTGGGATCCAGCCCTGAGCACGAGAGGACGGAGgcgggggttgtgtgtgtgtgtgtgtgtgtgtgtgtgtgcgcgcgggggtgggggggtgggggggtgatgtTCGGGCCTTGGGCTAGAACTCCAGGTTCGCGCAGTACAAGAGCGGGATAACAGCCAGATCCCCCATTTCTGAGACTCCCCCTCCCACACACTCCAGGTTCCCCTTACCCGACCTCTCCGGCGATccgggggaggggcagggcgAAGAATGGCTCGGCCCGGTTTTCTCCCCGCTTCCCCGGAGGGCGGGGCCTTAGAGAGGAGCAAGTGCAGAGATGGAGCCCCACTTGGACAGGCTCTCAAGGTAAACAGAGAGCGCCACAGGGagcctgagccacctggggcGCGGGGGGTGCCGAGGGCGGGAGCGAGCTGAGACAGCCAATCCACCGAGCCGAGTCCCACGGGGATTGAATTATCCATTTACACCCCCAATCCCGAGGAAGGGAGGGGCGAAGAATGAACACCTCCCCGCCCATGCCCACGCACCTGCCGCTGGCTGCGTACCCGGGAGATGCATGGATTGCAATCGCCAGCCTCCCCAACGTTGGTAGGCAACGCACGGGGTGGTTGCGTGGTCCCACAGGAGTGGGACCCATGGGGGTGGTCCTCCCAAAGCCTGAGGGGATGAGTAGCTCCAACGTTCTCAGGGAACGTTGCTAGAGAACCTGGTAAACCTCGGGTGTTAAATCACAGACCTCCATGCAGTGCATGTTGCGTGCTCAACGACAATACGTCCTCCAGGACAGAGCGGCAGGAAGAGGACTTCCTTGTCATGGGCCAGGGACATATACACGTCATGTTGCATCTTCACAATCACCCTGTGAAAAGGTGttccccccattttacagatgaagtcaCTGAGACTTAGAGAAGTTAGGTGATTTGCCCAAATcaccaaacttaaaaaaaaaaaaaaaaaaagaaagaaagaaatatttgagttTAGGTCTGTCCAACTGTGGAACCATCCAAGAACAGACCTACTACTGAAATAGAATCTGCCACCACGGAGGGAAACGTCCTGGAGACAATTTGATGCCAGACTGACCTGGAAATGGTAGATTGATTCTGAGCTACGGGTTTCTGGGACTAGAAAGTATTCTTGAGATCAGAATCCCTGAAGATTTAGAcgggaattttaaaaacaaagtaagaaatctgaaaattgaacccaggtattGATTTCTTGGAAAAACTTTCCTTTTTACATTAAGATTAAGGTTATCATTGATTTACTTTGAAGCAAAGGATGTGTTCTCTGGTGTAATTATTAAACAACGTCAGAGAAAACCTGGCAGTTTGGCCGACAGCCACATTACCCAACAGCCACATGGTGGCAGTGTTTCCTAATTGTTGAGAAACTCCGCAAATAAAAACAACTTAATTAGTGAAACTGTAAACCTAACAACACAATATGGTCTTCGAGGGCTCTCTACTGCCTATaagaggaagcaaaagaaaacaaaacaaaattctctaCTTTGGATAAAAGCCTTTCCCAGTCGGAGGTAGATCCAGACTATCTTTCcatcccagcccccctcccctctttTCTATACTCTTCCATCAGATATTAGCAGCTCACCTGCTCTTTGGGCATTTCTAGCTTTTTATCACTCCTTAAATTTTGAATATGTCATGCTCTGTGCTTGAACTGTCCTGGAGGGGGTACAGGAGCCTTGCCATGTACCTACCACCCTAGGAAAGTGGTCTCACCAGTTTCCCTAGTTTCCTAGTCTGGGGTGCTATTGTGAAAGGCACCTGGAAGGCAGAACCAGCCTATCCTCAGGCAACAGGGAGGGCAGGGACCCCACTTCCAGCAATGGCCCGTGAGGACCCTGCTCCAAGCTGAATGAGGCCAAGTGAAACAAAGCACTCCCTCCCCATGGTGAAGTAGAAATGCAgggggatgaaagaggagactgggtCTTTAAGGCCTGGGAGTTGTACaaagtgatgctgagcacctttaCAAGATACTTATGAACCAACACCactattcatgcctggagaatcccgtggacagaggaacctggcaggctacagtccatggcgttgaaaagagtcagatgcaatgaatgactgagcacacaaacacatTTTGTAAGAATATTGTGTAAGAATtacttctcaataaaactgacttttaaggttaaaaaaaaatcttagattggtgaggatgtggagaaaaagaaacacctagcactgttgatggaaatgtaaactgatatagccagtatatagaaatgcctcaaaaaattaaaaatagaactgcaatgctgtgctgtgtttagtctctcagttatgtctgactctgcaaccatatgaactgtagcccagcaggttcttctgtccatggggattctccaggcaagaatactaaagtgggttaccatgccctcttctaggggatcttcctaatccagggatcgaacccaagtctccttcattgcaggcagattctgtacaggctatcaaagagatatttgcacttATGTGTTCATTGGAGCAtcattcacaatagtcaagataagGAAagaacctaagtgtctatcaatgaatgaatggataaagaatattataCTCCATTAGTTTGCTGTCCAGTggctagtcatgtccaactctgtgaccccatggactgaatgaagcatgtcaggcttccatgtccttaactgtctctcagagtttgctcaaaattttGTCCATttagtcgatgatgctatccaaccatctcatcctctgtcacctccttctcctcctgccctcaacctttcccaatttcagggtcttttccaatgactcatctcttcacatcgggtggccaaagtattagagcttcagcttcggcatcagtccttctaataaatattcaggattgatttcctttaggattgactggtttgatctctttgttgtacaagggactctcaagagtcttctccaacaccacagtgtgaaagtatcagttcttacatgtatattatctaggtgaaacatgtatattatctagggcagataacctgcccaggttgggtacatgagacaagtgctcgggcctggtgcactgggaagacccagagggatcgggtggagagggaggtgggaggggggactgggatggggaatacatgtaaatccatggctaattcatttcaatgtataacaaaaactactgtaatgatgtaaagtaattagcctccaactaataaaaatttaaaaaaattaaaaaaaaaaaaaagaaagtatcagttcttttgtgctcagccttctttatggtccaactctcacatttgtacatgactgctggaaaataGTATATATGATCTATACAtcatatatacctatatataataTTCTATCATATAGCCAATATATATTGTGCATGCtgagtagcttcagtcgtgtctgactctttgcgaccctatggactgtagcccaccaggctcctctgtccatgggaatctccaggcaagaatactggagtagattgccatgcccttcttcaggggattttcccaacccagggatggaacctgcatctcttatgtcttgtgcattggcaagtgggttctttaccactagtgccacgtagGCAGCCCATatccaatatatacatatatgtatgtataaaatgaCAGCATGTTATTCAACCTTGTGAAAGAAGGAaaccctgccatttgcaacaacatgaatggaactCCAGAGCATTTATAACAAATAATACAaaccagatagagaaagacaatacaatatggtatcacttatctGCAGAATTATTAAAACAAGACAGAAAGTggaaaagtggttgccaggggctgggggttggaAGGGAATAGGAGGAGGTTGGTAAAAGGGAATAAACGTTcagctataagatgaataaggtctgagaatataacataaaacatggtgactgtagttgatAACACTACTtgataattgaaatttgctaagagagtagaacttaagtgttctcacctaggaaaaataataaacatgtaaGGTTATGGATATGTTCATTAACTAGATGCGAGAATCCTCtcacaatgtatacatgtatcaaatcctgatatttaaatatcttacaatttcatatgtcaataaagcagaaatttttaaaaatatcttaggAACTCTAGATAGTCTTTTAAAAGTTAAGGGGAATAAAAGAACCTCAAATGGCAGTGCTCTAATCTCCCAGGGTTTATTGCTCTCCTACAAGGAAAAGggtcccccttccccaccctgccaTTTCCCAGGCAGGGGGCCACTCTCTTAGTTGCCTTTGCTCAGTCCAGCCTCGCAGATCCAGTAGTAGGGTCTTTGGCAGGCATCGTCATTCCACTCACCATCGGGGTAGAAATGGGCACAgtcctcacccccacccagctCATGCCCATGAAAGTCATCCGGCTGGCCTGGCTTCCAATtcctggggaggggcgggggtggtgagaggaaaaaaacagcCAGCTAGGAGGAACAGATGGAACAGAATccaggctggggagaaggggcTGTGGGTCAGACCCTAGAGGAGCAGAGCTGAAGGAGGAAAAAGGCACAGAAAGCCAAGGCACTCACTTGATGTTGGTCTCATAGTCCGACCCATCCACCCATTTCCAGACTCCATCTAGATCACTGAGGCCCATCCAGGTGAAGTAAGGACGTAGGTTGGCCTGGATAAAATCCTGGGACGACAGAGGGCAGGCAGTGGTGACTCCCCTGACCCTGTCCCCCCAGGCCAGCTCCTTGGACTAGCAGTTCTGAACTTCATGGGTTCATTAAAGCCATGGAGGAGATTCAGGGTGTTGATCCCAATGCTGGGACCAGTGGAACCTCTGAGGATctggctcagatggcagaggTTGTTAAAACtccccaggtgatgccagtgagACCAGTCTTGGGACCTGAGCTCGGGGGGCTCACCTGCTCCTCTCTGGAGTTGATGACTACCAGGTGGGCATTCTTCAGTTGGCAGTCTCTCTCAGCTTCTGGCCAGGGCTTCCCCAAGGAAGAAAACCAGTAGCAGCGGCCTTCATGCTCCAGCCAGTTGGCGGGACAGCAGGCTGTGTTTTGAGAGACTAAGGGGTGAGGGTTGGGGAGTGGATGAGATGCTGCCCAGGGGAACGTGGGCAGGAACTGGCTCCAGGCATGCCCAACACAACTCTTACAATTGCTCTTGAGAGCATCCATCTTGCAGGTCAGGGAGTTCATGTTCTTGACCAGCTGCTGGACTCGAAGGAGCatttcagaatcacctgggatgtACACAGATGGGCAGTGGGTACAGTGCTCTGGGTGTGGCTTCTGCTCCATGAGTCCCTGGAGA includes:
- the SLC16A11 gene encoding monocarboxylate transporter 11 isoform X3 → MTPKPTGPLDGGWGWVVVAAGFAVNGLSYGVLRSLGLAFPDFAEYFDRNAQETAWVSALALAVQQAASPVGSALSTRWGARPVVMVGGVLTSLGFVFSAFAHSLLHLYLGLGVLAGSGWALVFAPALGTVSRYFSRRRVLAVGLALTGNGASSLLLAPALQLLLDNFGWRGALLLLGAVTLHLTPCGALLRPLALPGDPLAPPRSPLAALGLGLFRRRAFLVLTLGTALVGVGYFIPYVHLAPHALDRGLGGYGAALVVAAAAMGDIGARLLCGWLADQGWVPLPRLLTIFGALTGLGLLAVGLVPVVGNEDGWGGPLLAAAGAYGLSAGSYAPLVFCVLPELVGIGNVVQATGLVMLLLSLGGLLGPPLSGFLRDETGDFTASFLTCGSFVLSGSFIYLGLPKSLPSCRPASRPGTPPPEMGELLPVPQVALLSPGHPHSTLDTTC
- the CLEC10A gene encoding C-type lectin domain family 10 member A isoform X1, with the translated sequence MSVRYEDLQYSESEKKSQGFTEALFSSQTFLKRLPSSPCLLLLSLGLSLLLASVCVMGYQNFKFQSDLQTLRTGFSNFTSNTVAEVQALNSQGGNLQEMITSLKAEVESHKQELQAARSLNDKVLSLENRLEKQLEELKAGDSEMLLRVQQLVKNMNSLTCKMDALKSNFSQNTACCPANWLEHEGRCYWFSSLGKPWPEAERDCQLKNAHLVVINSREEQDFIQANLRPYFTWMGLSDLDGVWKWVDGSDYETNIKNWKPGQPDDFHGHELGGGEDCAHFYPDGEWNDDACQRPYYWICEAGLSKGN
- the CLEC10A gene encoding C-type lectin domain family 10 member A isoform X4, whose translation is MSVRYEDLQYSESEKKSQGFTEDFKFQSDLQTLRTGFSNFTSNTVAEVQALNSQGGNLQEMITSLKAEVESHKQELQAARSLNDKVLSLENRLEKQLEELKAGDSEMLLRVQQLVKNMNSLTCKMDALKSNFSQNTACCPANWLEHEGRCYWFSSLGKPWPEAERDCQLKNAHLVVINSREEQDFIQANLRPYFTWMGLSDLDGVWKWVDGSDYETNIKNWKPGQPDDFHGHELGGGEDCAHFYPDGEWNDDACQRPYYWICEAGLSKGN
- the CLEC10A gene encoding C-type lectin domain family 10 member A isoform X2 produces the protein MSVRYEDLQYSESEKKSQGFTEALFSSQTFLKRLPSSPCLLLLSLGLSLLLASVCVMGYQNFKFQSDLQTLRTGFSNFTSNTVAEVQALNSQGGNLQEMITSLKAEVESHKQELQAARSLNDKVLSLENRLEKQLEELKAGDSEMLLRVQQLVKNMNSLTCKMDALKSNSCCPANWLEHEGRCYWFSSLGKPWPEAERDCQLKNAHLVVINSREEQDFIQANLRPYFTWMGLSDLDGVWKWVDGSDYETNIKNWKPGQPDDFHGHELGGGEDCAHFYPDGEWNDDACQRPYYWICEAGLSKGN
- the SLC16A11 gene encoding monocarboxylate transporter 11 isoform X4 → MVGGVLTSLGFVFSAFAHSLLHLYLGLGVLAGSGWALVFAPALGTVSRYFSRRRVLAVGLALTGNGASSLLLAPALQLLLDNFGWRGALLLLGAVTLHLTPCGALLRPLALPGDPLAPPRSPLAALGLGLFRRRAFLVLTLGTALVGVGYFIPYVHLAPHALDRGLGGYGAALVVAAAAMGDIGARLLCGWLADQGWVPLPRLLTIFGALTGLGLLAVGLVPVVGNEDGWGGPLLAAAGAYGLSAGSYAPLVFCVLPELVGIGNVVQATGLVMLLLSLGGLLGPPLSGFLRDETGDFTASFLTCGSFVLSGSFIYLGLPKSLPSCRPASRPGTPPPEMGELLPVPQVALLSPGHPHSTLDTTC
- the SLC16A11 gene encoding monocarboxylate transporter 11 isoform X1, which gives rise to MDNSIPVGLGSVDWLSQLAPALGTPRAPGGSGSLWRSLFTLRACPSGAPSLHLLLSKAPPSGEAGRKPGRAILRPAPPPDRRRGREAMTPKPTGPLDGGWGWVVVAAGFAVNGLSYGVLRSLGLAFPDFAEYFDRNAQETAWVSALALAVQQAASPVGSALSTRWGARPVVMVGGVLTSLGFVFSAFAHSLLHLYLGLGVLAGSGWALVFAPALGTVSRYFSRRRVLAVGLALTGNGASSLLLAPALQLLLDNFGWRGALLLLGAVTLHLTPCGALLRPLALPGDPLAPPRSPLAALGLGLFRRRAFLVLTLGTALVGVGYFIPYVHLAPHALDRGLGGYGAALVVAAAAMGDIGARLLCGWLADQGWVPLPRLLTIFGALTGLGLLAVGLVPVVGNEDGWGGPLLAAAGAYGLSAGSYAPLVFCVLPELVGIGNVVQATGLVMLLLSLGGLLGPPLSGFLRDETGDFTASFLTCGSFVLSGSFIYLGLPKSLPSCRPASRPGTPPPEMGELLPVPQVALLSPGHPHSTLDTTC
- the CLEC10A gene encoding C-type lectin domain family 10 member A isoform X3 gives rise to the protein MSVRYEDLQYSESEKKSQGFTEALFSSQTFLKRLPSSPCLLLLSLGLSLLLASVCVMGYQNFKFQSDLQTLRTGFSNFTSNTVAEVQALNSQGGNLQEMITSLKAEVESHKQELQAARSLNDKVLSLENRLEKQLEELKAGDSEMLLRVQQLVKNMNSLTCKMDALKSNFSQNTACCPANWLEHEGRCYWFSSLGKPWPEAERDCQLKNAHLVVINSREEQDFIQANLRPYFTWMGLSDLDGVWKWVDGSDYETNIKVIVKMQHDVYMSLAHDKEVLFLPLCPGGRIVVEHATCTAWRSVI
- the SLC16A11 gene encoding monocarboxylate transporter 11 isoform X2 yields the protein MDNSIPVGLGSVDWLSQLAPALGTPRAPGGSGSLWRSLFTLRACPSGAPSLHLLLSKAPPSGEAGRKPGRAILRPAPPPDRRRGREAMTPKPTGPLDGGWGWVVVAAGFAVNGLSYGVLRSLGLAFPDFAEYFDRNAQETAWVSALALAVQQAASPVGSALSTRWGARPVVMVGGVLTSLGFVFSAFAHSLLHLYLGLGVLAGSGWALVFAPALGTVSRYFSRRRVLAVGLALTGNGASSLLLAPALQLLLDNFGWRGALLLLGAVTLHLTPCGALLRPLALPGDPLAPPRSPLAALGLGLFRRRAFLVLTLGTALVGVGYFIPYVHLAPHALDRGLGGYGAALVVAAAAMGDIGARLLCGWLADQGWVPLPRLLTIFGALTGLGLLAVGLVPVVGNEDGWGGPLLAAAGAYGLSAGSYAPLVFCVLPELVGIGNVVQATGLVMLLLSLGGLLGPPLSASSIWGCPSRCPPAVRLHVQALHPLRWGSCSRYLRLPCSPRDTLTPLWTPLVEPLPQ